One segment of Poecile atricapillus isolate bPoeAtr1 chromosome 5, bPoeAtr1.hap1, whole genome shotgun sequence DNA contains the following:
- the LCT gene encoding lactase/phlorizin hydrolase isoform X1: MDLIYCKTVIFFLLVSLSLGIDGEFAQNFLNFSTIAGPLPHELAKRLGLQDQVLPEDQQGPAVAEAQGYLCQPDLMASELPRYFSQLREREVTHYKLLLPWARVLPEGNAMRADGAQVWCYRQLLEALAAANLRAVLVLHHGRVPDAVAAQASGKRARAFSELFVEYADFSFHAFGDLVDVWLSFSDLPEVLQSLPYSEPQERVKAVAAAHEGFYTVLREKISPAGGKLSIALEMDHVLDSASSELLSVSLWDSVDFVSLNLQYHCGNERDFYKKLSKFQSVWKDKDILVFSLKVLGCASTEEHPFKPVAAVVTAINKEEAHLIGCDVNEFLDYFSIHYISSETNTLQENPDAVLAPQSSYQTVCEMFAEQSESERDSFLQDVFPRGFLWGISTGAFNIEGAWAEDGKGESIWDQFGHGAHVHMNQTADVACDSYYKTSYDIYLLRGLHPQLYKFSVSWSRIFPAGTNKTINSKGVDYYNRLIDNLLDSNIEPMVTLFHWDLPQALQALGGWQNESIIDVFVSYADFCFSKFGDRVKLWVTFHEPWVISYAGYGTGEHPPGITDPGAASYKVAHTILKAHAKVWHLYNDKYRSQQLGKVGLVLNSDWAEPKTPTSSEDVRASERYLQFMLGWFAHPVFVNGDYPDILKAQIQEVNQQCSTTVAQLPVFTEEEKSLIKGTADFFGLSHYTSRLVSAGTNGMCTPSYESIGNFSLHVDPSWPQAASSWIHVVPWGLRRLLKFVSQEYTGSKIPIYIAGNGVPTEDAGDLINDTLRVDYFRLYINEALKAVKLDAVDVRSYVARSLLDGFEGPVGYSLKFGLHHVNFEDSNRPRTPKASAYFYSGVIEKNGFPSQTLGRSSVPVVFDQPVPAKLPNLPASEVPSKATKVVWQKFSSQTAFERDMYFYGTFPEGFTWGVSSSAYQIEGGWDADGKGPSIWDNFTHVPGNVNNNDNGDIACDSYHRVEEDIYMLRALGVKNYRFSLSWPRIFPTGRNNSINSHGVEYYNRLIDGLIANNITPIITLYHWDLPQALQDIGGWESNELIDLFDSFADFCFQTFGDRVKFWITINEPNIFAWLGYGTGLFPPNVKDPGTAPYRVAHILLKAHARVYHTYDDKYRASQGGVIALCPYIAWAEPKTPSDPRDIEAADRYLQFLVGWFTHPIFKNGDYPEVMKWKVGNRSELQNLPSSRLPVLTAEEREYIRGTADVFCFNTYSSKIVSHSTTRLKPFSYEYDQEVSLTVDSSWPSSALTDHRPVAWGLRRLLNWIKEEYGNPPIYIIENGVGAKAKSDVDDNARIFYHKTYIDEALKAYKVDGVNLKGYNAWSLMDNFEWVDGYDPRFGLHQIDFDNPNRPRTPKRSAMYYAEIIRNNGIPLPKEDEFLYGEFPENFFWSVATAAYQIEGGWRADGKGLSIWDKYAHTPLRIGKDATGDVACDSYHRIEEDVEMLKSLKVSHYRFSISWSRVLPDGTTRYINEKGLNYYERLIDALLAANIVPQVTLYHWDLPQALQDLGGWENDAIVQRFKEYAEVLFQRLGDKVKFWITLNEPFNTAYLGYGVGTAAPGVSIRPGRAPYVVGHNLIKAHAEAWHLYNETYRARQGGLISITINSDWAEPRNPHSQADIEAATRLMQFFLGWFAHPIYKNGDYNEVMKRRIRERSLAQGLSKSRLPEFTESEKQRIKGTYDYFGLNHYTTVLTYNLNYPKGVMSYDSDRGVATVTDRSWLSSGSTWLKVTPFGFRKILKWIKEEYNNPPIYVTENGVSERGAFQFNDTWRMHYFRTYINEALKAIVLDGVDLRGYTAWTLMDNLEWAAGYEEKFGLYHVNFSDPALPRRPKASAKYYSQIINCNGFPDPATGPHPCLEQEPEVTPTDPTPGTADTVSFLGLDLTSQDAEIALYVLFALSAVGALSLALFAYKYGKLSKRSHKQSHMELSSKM, encoded by the exons ATGGACCTGATTTATTGTAAGACGGTCATCTTCTTTCTGTTGGTTTCTCTCAGCCTTGGGATAGATGGGGAGTTTGCTCagaattttttgaatttttccaCCATTGCTGGGCCTCTACCCCATGAGCTGGCAAAGAGGTTGGgcctgcaggatcaggtcctGCCCGAGGACCAGCAGGGCCCTGCCGTGGCTGAAGCACAGGGTTACCTGTGCCAGCCAGATCTCATGGCTTCTGAGCTGCCCCGGTATTTCTCCCAGCTGCGCGAGCGCGAGGTGACGCACTACAAACTCCTCCTGCCGTGGGCACGCGTTCTTCCCGAGGGGAATGCCATGAGGGCGGATGGAGCCCAGGTGTGGTGCTAccggcagctgctggaggctctggctgctgcaaaCCTCAGAGCAGTGCTGGTTCTGCACCACGGCCGCGTCCCCGACGCGGTGGCTGCGCAGGCCAGCGGGAAGAGAGCCAGGGCTTTTTCCGAGCTTTTTGTGGAGTACGCAGACTTCAGCTTCCACGCCTTTGGGGACCTGGTGGATGTGTGGCTGTCCTTCAGTGACCTGCCAGAGGTCCTTCAAAGCCTGCCCTACAGTGAGCCCCAGGAACGAGTCAAGGCCGTGGCTGCTGCTCATGAAGGATTTTACACCGTGCTCCGTGAGAAAATCTCACCAGCAG GTGGAAAACTGTCCATTGCTTTGGAAATGGATCATGTCTTGGACAGTGCTTCATCAGAATTGCTTTCAGTTTCTCTTTGG GATTCAGTAGACTTTGTGTCTCTTAACCTTCAGTACCATTGTGGAAATGAAAGAGATTTCTACAAGAAATTGAGTAAATTCCAG AGTGTCTGGAAGGACAAAGACATCTTGGTTTTTAGTCTAAAGGTCCTTGGCTGTGCTTCCACGGAAGAGCATCCTTTCAAACCAGTAGCTGCCGTTGTCACAG ctaTTAATAAAGAAGAAGCACATCTGATTGGGTGTGATGTTAATGAGTTCTTGGACTACTT TTCTATTCATTACATTTCCAGTGAAACAAATACTCTACAGGAAAACCCAGATGCTGTTCTTGCCCCTCAGTCCTCCTATCAAACAGTCTGTGAAATGTTTGCTGAGCAGTCTGAATCGGAGAGGGATTCTTTCCTGCAAGATGTTTTCCCACGTGGGTTCCTCTGGGGCATATCCACAGGTGCCTTTAACATTGAAGGAGCTTGGGCAGAGGATGGGAAAGGAGAGAGCATTTGGGACCAGTTTGGGCATGGGGCCCATGTCCACATGAACCAAACAGCAGACGTGGCATGTGACAGCTACTATAAAACCAGCTATGACATTTACCTGCTTAGGGGTCTTCACCCCCAGCTGTACAAATTTTCTGTATCCTGGTCTAGAATTTTCCCTGCTGGCACCAACAAGACCATCAATTCCAAGGGAGTTGATTATTACAACCGCTTAATTGACAACTTGTTAGACTCTAATATTGAGCCCATGGTGACTCTGTTCCACTGGGACCTGCCCCAAGCTCTGCAGGCTCTTGGTGGCTGGCAGAATGAAAGTATCATAGATGTTTTTGTGAGCTATGCAGACTTTTGCTTTTCCAAGTTTGGGGATCGAGTCAAGCTCTGGGTTACGTTCCATGAGCCCTGGGTTATCAGCTATGCTGGCTATGGCACCGGAGAGCATCCTCCAGGAATCACTGACCCAGGAGCAGCATCTTACAAG GTTGCTCACACAATTCTCAAAGCTCATGCCAAGGTCTGGCACTTGTATAATGACAAATACCGTTCTCAGCAACTGGGAAAGGTGGGGCTGGTGCTGAACTCGGACTGGGCTGAACCCAAGACTCCAACCAGCTCCGAGGATGTGAGGGCATCTGAGAGGTACCTCCAGTTCATGCTTGGCTGGTTTGCTCACCCTGTATTTGTTAATGGTGATTACCCAGATATCCTAAAGGCTCAGATCCAGGAAGTGAACCAGCAGTGCTCCACGACAGTTGCACAGCTGCCTGTGTTTACAGAGGAGGAGAAATCCTTGATAAAAGGGACTGCAGATTTCTTTGGCCTTTCCCATTACACTTCCCGCCTGGTCAGTGCCGGCACTAACGGGATGTGCACACCAAGCTACGAGAGCATTGGGAATTTCTCCTTGCACGTAGATCCTTCCTGGCCACAGGCTGCCTCTTCTTGGATCCATGTGGTCCCTTGGGGATTAAGAAGGCTGCTGAAGTTTGTATCCCAGGAATACACAGGGTCAAAGATCCCAATATACATAGCAGGGAATGGTGTGCCCACAGAAGATGCCGGGGATCTTATCAATGACACTCTGCGAGTGGATTATTTCCGCCTGTACATTAATGAGGCCCTGAAAG CGGTGAAACTGGACGCCGTTGATGTCCGGTCCTACGTTGCTCGATCCCTGCTTGATGGCTTCGAAGGCCCAGTGGGATACAGCCTAAAATTTGGGCTGCATCATGTCAACTTTGAAGACAGCAACAGACCAAGGACTCCCAAGGCATCTGCTTACTTCTATTCTGGTGTCattgaaaaaaatggttttccaTCCCAAACTTTGGGCAGATCTTCTGTACCAGTGGTGTTTGACCAACCTGTGCCAGCAAAGCTGCCAAATTTACCAGCATCAGAAGTTCCCTCCAAGGCAACAAAGGTTGTCTGGCAGAAGTTTTCATCCCAGACTGCCTTTGAAAGAGACATGTATTTTTATGGGACATTCCCAGAGGGTTTTACGTGGGGTGTGTCTTCCTCTGCCTACCAGATAGAGGGAGGTTGGGATGCTGATGGCAAAGGACCCAGCATATGGGATAACTTCACCCATGTCCCAGGGAATGTAAACAATAATGATAATGGAGATATAGCTTGTGATAGCTACCACAGGGTGGAGGAAGATATTTACATGCTGAGAGCCTTAGGGGTAAAGAACTATCGCTTTTCACTGTCCTGGCCTCGAATTTTCCCCACTGGAAGGAACAACTCAATCAACAGCCATGGAGTCGAATATTACAACCGTCTCATTGATGGACTGATTGCAAACAACATCACTCCAATTATCACTCTCTACCACTGGGACCTACCACAAGCTCTCCAGGACATCGGTGGCTGGGAGAGCAACGAGCTGATTGACCTGTTTGACAGCTTTGCAGACTTCTGCTTCCAGACCTTTGGGGACAGGGTGAAGTTCTGGATTACAATCAATGAACCCAACATCTTTGCCTGGCTGGGCTATGGCACCGGGTTGTTCCCACCCAATGTCAAGGACCCTGGCACTGCTCCCTACAGGGTTGCCCACATCTTACTGAAAGCTCATGCCAGGGTCTACCACACCTACGATGACAAATACAGAGCGAGTCAGGGAGGGGTCATTGCCCTGTGCCCCTACATTGCCTGGGCTGAGCCGAAGACACCAAGTGACCCCAGGGACATTGAAGCTGCTGACAGGTACCTGCAGTTTTTGGTGGGTTGGTTCACACACCCAATTTTCAAAAACGGGGACTACCCCGAGGTCATGAAGTGGAAAGTTGGGAACAGGAGTGAGCTCCAGAACCTGCCATCGTCGCGCCTGCCAGTTCTCACAGCGGAGGAGCGCGAATACATCCGGGGCACAGCAGATGTCTTCTGCTTCAACACATACTCCTCCAAAATTGTAAGCCATTCAACAACACGTCTGAAGCCCTTCTCTTATGAGTATGACCAGGAAGTTTCATTAACAGTTGACAGCTCCTGGCCTTCCTCAGCTCTCACTGACCATCGGCCTGTGGCCTGGGGTCTGAGGAGGCTACTGAACTGGATCAAAGAGGAATATGGAAACCCCCCAATATACATCATTGAGAATGGCGTGGGGGCAAAGGCCAAATCGGATGTTGATGACAATGCCAGGATATTTTACCACAAAACATACATTGATGAAGCTTTGAAAG CTTACAAGGTAGATGGTGTTAATCTGAAAGGATACAATGCTTGGTCTCTGATGGATAACTTTGAATGGGTGGATGGTTATGATCCAAGATTTGGATTGCACCAGATTGATTTTGACAACCCCAACAGGCCGAGAACGCCAAAGCGCTCTGCTATGTACTATGCAGAAATCATCCGCAATAATGGCATCCCACTGCCCAAGGAAGATGAATTTTTATATGGAGAGTTTCCAGAGAACTTCTTTTGGAGTGTAGCAACTGCAGCTTACCAG ATtgagggaggatggagagcagATGGGAAAGGACTTAGCATTTGGGACAAATATGCCCACACTCCCTTGAGAATTGGCAAGGATGCGACTGGAGATGTAGCTTGTGACAGCTACCACAGGATTGAGGAGGATGTGGAAATGCTGAAAAGCCTCAAGGTGTCTCACTATCGCTTTTCAATCTCCTGGTCCCGAGTTCTCCCAGATGGGACCACCAGGTACATCAATGAAAAGGGACTGAACTACTATGAAAGGCTGATCGATGCCCTTCTGGCAGCCAACATTGTTCCTCAG GTAACTCTCTATCACTGGGACCTCCCACAGGCACTGCAGGACCTTGGTGGGTGGGAGAATGATGCTATAGTTCAGAGATTTAAGGAATATGCTGAGGTCCTTTTCCAGAGGCTGGGGGATAAAGTGAAATTTTGGATAACCCTCAATGAACCCTTCAATACTGCCTATTTAGGCTATGGCGttggcacagctgctccag gTGTCTCAATTCGGCCGGGACGTGCTCCCTACGTGGTGGGACACAACCTGATCAAGGCACACGCGGAGGCCTGGCACCTTTACAACGAGACCTACCgggccaggcagggagggctcaTCTCCATCACCATCAACTCTGACTGGGCAGAACCACGCAACCCACACAGCCAGGCAGATATCGAAGCTGCCACACGACTCATGCAG TTTTTTCTAGGTTGGTTTGCTCACCCCATTTACAAAAATGGTGATTATAATGAAGTGATGAAAAGAAGGATTCGGGAACGAAGTCTGGCTCAGGGCCTGAGCAAATCCCG ACTTCCAGAATTTACTgaaagtgaaaaacaaagaattaaaGGCACATATGACTATTTTGGTCTAAATCATTATACCACAGTTTTAACATACAACCTAAACTATCCTAAGGGTGTTATGTCATATGACTCTGATAG GGGCGTAGCCACAGTGACCGACCGCAGCTGGCTGAGCTCCGGTTCCACCTGGCTGAAGGTGACACCCTTTGGATTCAGGAAGATCCTCAAGTGGATAAAGGAAGAGTACAACAACCCTCCCATTTATGTGACTGAAAATGGGGTCTCAGAGAGGGGAGCCTTTCAATTCAATGACACTTGGAGAATGCATTACTTTCGGACCTACATTAATGAGGCACTCAAAG ccattGTACTCGACGGTGTCGACTTACGGGGCTACACTGCGTGGACACTGATGGACAACCTCGAGTGGGCAGCAGGTTATGAGGAGAAGTTTGGCCTCTACCATGTGAATTTCTCAGACCCTGCCTTGCCACGGCGCCCCAAGGCCTCAGCCAAGTATTACTCACAGATCATAAACTGCAATGGCTTTCCAGACCCAGCAACGGGCCCACATCCCTGTCTGGAACAGGAGCCAGAAG
- the LCT gene encoding lactase/phlorizin hydrolase isoform X2: protein MDLIYCKTVIFFLLVSLSLGIDGEFAQNFLNFSTIAGPLPHELAKRLGLQDQVLPEDQQGPAVAEAQGYLCQPDLMASELPRYFSQLREREVTHYKLLLPWARVLPEGNAMRADGAQVWCYRQLLEALAAANLRAVLVLHHGRVPDAVAAQASGKRARAFSELFVEYADFSFHAFGDLVDVWLSFSDLPEVLQSLPYSEPQERVKAVAAAHEGFYTVLREKISPAGGKLSIALEMDHVLDSASSELLSVSLWDSVDFVSLNLQYHCGNERDFYKKLSKFQSVWKDKDILVFSLKVLGCASTEEHPFKPVAAVVTAINKEEAHLIGCDVNEFLDYLSDVSSETNTLQENPDAVLAPQSSYQTVCEMFAEQSESERDSFLQDVFPRGFLWGISTGAFNIEGAWAEDGKGESIWDQFGHGAHVHMNQTADVACDSYYKTSYDIYLLRGLHPQLYKFSVSWSRIFPAGTNKTINSKGVDYYNRLIDNLLDSNIEPMVTLFHWDLPQALQALGGWQNESIIDVFVSYADFCFSKFGDRVKLWVTFHEPWVISYAGYGTGEHPPGITDPGAASYKVAHTILKAHAKVWHLYNDKYRSQQLGKVGLVLNSDWAEPKTPTSSEDVRASERYLQFMLGWFAHPVFVNGDYPDILKAQIQEVNQQCSTTVAQLPVFTEEEKSLIKGTADFFGLSHYTSRLVSAGTNGMCTPSYESIGNFSLHVDPSWPQAASSWIHVVPWGLRRLLKFVSQEYTGSKIPIYIAGNGVPTEDAGDLINDTLRVDYFRLYINEALKAVKLDAVDVRSYVARSLLDGFEGPVGYSLKFGLHHVNFEDSNRPRTPKASAYFYSGVIEKNGFPSQTLGRSSVPVVFDQPVPAKLPNLPASEVPSKATKVVWQKFSSQTAFERDMYFYGTFPEGFTWGVSSSAYQIEGGWDADGKGPSIWDNFTHVPGNVNNNDNGDIACDSYHRVEEDIYMLRALGVKNYRFSLSWPRIFPTGRNNSINSHGVEYYNRLIDGLIANNITPIITLYHWDLPQALQDIGGWESNELIDLFDSFADFCFQTFGDRVKFWITINEPNIFAWLGYGTGLFPPNVKDPGTAPYRVAHILLKAHARVYHTYDDKYRASQGGVIALCPYIAWAEPKTPSDPRDIEAADRYLQFLVGWFTHPIFKNGDYPEVMKWKVGNRSELQNLPSSRLPVLTAEEREYIRGTADVFCFNTYSSKIVSHSTTRLKPFSYEYDQEVSLTVDSSWPSSALTDHRPVAWGLRRLLNWIKEEYGNPPIYIIENGVGAKAKSDVDDNARIFYHKTYIDEALKAYKVDGVNLKGYNAWSLMDNFEWVDGYDPRFGLHQIDFDNPNRPRTPKRSAMYYAEIIRNNGIPLPKEDEFLYGEFPENFFWSVATAAYQIEGGWRADGKGLSIWDKYAHTPLRIGKDATGDVACDSYHRIEEDVEMLKSLKVSHYRFSISWSRVLPDGTTRYINEKGLNYYERLIDALLAANIVPQVTLYHWDLPQALQDLGGWENDAIVQRFKEYAEVLFQRLGDKVKFWITLNEPFNTAYLGYGVGTAAPGVSIRPGRAPYVVGHNLIKAHAEAWHLYNETYRARQGGLISITINSDWAEPRNPHSQADIEAATRLMQFFLGWFAHPIYKNGDYNEVMKRRIRERSLAQGLSKSRLPEFTESEKQRIKGTYDYFGLNHYTTVLTYNLNYPKGVMSYDSDRGVATVTDRSWLSSGSTWLKVTPFGFRKILKWIKEEYNNPPIYVTENGVSERGAFQFNDTWRMHYFRTYINEALKAIVLDGVDLRGYTAWTLMDNLEWAAGYEEKFGLYHVNFSDPALPRRPKASAKYYSQIINCNGFPDPATGPHPCLEQEPEVTPTDPTPGTADTVSFLGLDLTSQDAEIALYVLFALSAVGALSLALFAYKYGKLSKRSHKQSHMELSSKM, encoded by the exons ATGGACCTGATTTATTGTAAGACGGTCATCTTCTTTCTGTTGGTTTCTCTCAGCCTTGGGATAGATGGGGAGTTTGCTCagaattttttgaatttttccaCCATTGCTGGGCCTCTACCCCATGAGCTGGCAAAGAGGTTGGgcctgcaggatcaggtcctGCCCGAGGACCAGCAGGGCCCTGCCGTGGCTGAAGCACAGGGTTACCTGTGCCAGCCAGATCTCATGGCTTCTGAGCTGCCCCGGTATTTCTCCCAGCTGCGCGAGCGCGAGGTGACGCACTACAAACTCCTCCTGCCGTGGGCACGCGTTCTTCCCGAGGGGAATGCCATGAGGGCGGATGGAGCCCAGGTGTGGTGCTAccggcagctgctggaggctctggctgctgcaaaCCTCAGAGCAGTGCTGGTTCTGCACCACGGCCGCGTCCCCGACGCGGTGGCTGCGCAGGCCAGCGGGAAGAGAGCCAGGGCTTTTTCCGAGCTTTTTGTGGAGTACGCAGACTTCAGCTTCCACGCCTTTGGGGACCTGGTGGATGTGTGGCTGTCCTTCAGTGACCTGCCAGAGGTCCTTCAAAGCCTGCCCTACAGTGAGCCCCAGGAACGAGTCAAGGCCGTGGCTGCTGCTCATGAAGGATTTTACACCGTGCTCCGTGAGAAAATCTCACCAGCAG GTGGAAAACTGTCCATTGCTTTGGAAATGGATCATGTCTTGGACAGTGCTTCATCAGAATTGCTTTCAGTTTCTCTTTGG GATTCAGTAGACTTTGTGTCTCTTAACCTTCAGTACCATTGTGGAAATGAAAGAGATTTCTACAAGAAATTGAGTAAATTCCAG AGTGTCTGGAAGGACAAAGACATCTTGGTTTTTAGTCTAAAGGTCCTTGGCTGTGCTTCCACGGAAGAGCATCCTTTCAAACCAGTAGCTGCCGTTGTCACAG ctaTTAATAAAGAAGAAGCACATCTGATTGGGTGTGATGTTAATGAGTTCTTGGACTACTTATCTGATGTTTCAAG TGAAACAAATACTCTACAGGAAAACCCAGATGCTGTTCTTGCCCCTCAGTCCTCCTATCAAACAGTCTGTGAAATGTTTGCTGAGCAGTCTGAATCGGAGAGGGATTCTTTCCTGCAAGATGTTTTCCCACGTGGGTTCCTCTGGGGCATATCCACAGGTGCCTTTAACATTGAAGGAGCTTGGGCAGAGGATGGGAAAGGAGAGAGCATTTGGGACCAGTTTGGGCATGGGGCCCATGTCCACATGAACCAAACAGCAGACGTGGCATGTGACAGCTACTATAAAACCAGCTATGACATTTACCTGCTTAGGGGTCTTCACCCCCAGCTGTACAAATTTTCTGTATCCTGGTCTAGAATTTTCCCTGCTGGCACCAACAAGACCATCAATTCCAAGGGAGTTGATTATTACAACCGCTTAATTGACAACTTGTTAGACTCTAATATTGAGCCCATGGTGACTCTGTTCCACTGGGACCTGCCCCAAGCTCTGCAGGCTCTTGGTGGCTGGCAGAATGAAAGTATCATAGATGTTTTTGTGAGCTATGCAGACTTTTGCTTTTCCAAGTTTGGGGATCGAGTCAAGCTCTGGGTTACGTTCCATGAGCCCTGGGTTATCAGCTATGCTGGCTATGGCACCGGAGAGCATCCTCCAGGAATCACTGACCCAGGAGCAGCATCTTACAAG GTTGCTCACACAATTCTCAAAGCTCATGCCAAGGTCTGGCACTTGTATAATGACAAATACCGTTCTCAGCAACTGGGAAAGGTGGGGCTGGTGCTGAACTCGGACTGGGCTGAACCCAAGACTCCAACCAGCTCCGAGGATGTGAGGGCATCTGAGAGGTACCTCCAGTTCATGCTTGGCTGGTTTGCTCACCCTGTATTTGTTAATGGTGATTACCCAGATATCCTAAAGGCTCAGATCCAGGAAGTGAACCAGCAGTGCTCCACGACAGTTGCACAGCTGCCTGTGTTTACAGAGGAGGAGAAATCCTTGATAAAAGGGACTGCAGATTTCTTTGGCCTTTCCCATTACACTTCCCGCCTGGTCAGTGCCGGCACTAACGGGATGTGCACACCAAGCTACGAGAGCATTGGGAATTTCTCCTTGCACGTAGATCCTTCCTGGCCACAGGCTGCCTCTTCTTGGATCCATGTGGTCCCTTGGGGATTAAGAAGGCTGCTGAAGTTTGTATCCCAGGAATACACAGGGTCAAAGATCCCAATATACATAGCAGGGAATGGTGTGCCCACAGAAGATGCCGGGGATCTTATCAATGACACTCTGCGAGTGGATTATTTCCGCCTGTACATTAATGAGGCCCTGAAAG CGGTGAAACTGGACGCCGTTGATGTCCGGTCCTACGTTGCTCGATCCCTGCTTGATGGCTTCGAAGGCCCAGTGGGATACAGCCTAAAATTTGGGCTGCATCATGTCAACTTTGAAGACAGCAACAGACCAAGGACTCCCAAGGCATCTGCTTACTTCTATTCTGGTGTCattgaaaaaaatggttttccaTCCCAAACTTTGGGCAGATCTTCTGTACCAGTGGTGTTTGACCAACCTGTGCCAGCAAAGCTGCCAAATTTACCAGCATCAGAAGTTCCCTCCAAGGCAACAAAGGTTGTCTGGCAGAAGTTTTCATCCCAGACTGCCTTTGAAAGAGACATGTATTTTTATGGGACATTCCCAGAGGGTTTTACGTGGGGTGTGTCTTCCTCTGCCTACCAGATAGAGGGAGGTTGGGATGCTGATGGCAAAGGACCCAGCATATGGGATAACTTCACCCATGTCCCAGGGAATGTAAACAATAATGATAATGGAGATATAGCTTGTGATAGCTACCACAGGGTGGAGGAAGATATTTACATGCTGAGAGCCTTAGGGGTAAAGAACTATCGCTTTTCACTGTCCTGGCCTCGAATTTTCCCCACTGGAAGGAACAACTCAATCAACAGCCATGGAGTCGAATATTACAACCGTCTCATTGATGGACTGATTGCAAACAACATCACTCCAATTATCACTCTCTACCACTGGGACCTACCACAAGCTCTCCAGGACATCGGTGGCTGGGAGAGCAACGAGCTGATTGACCTGTTTGACAGCTTTGCAGACTTCTGCTTCCAGACCTTTGGGGACAGGGTGAAGTTCTGGATTACAATCAATGAACCCAACATCTTTGCCTGGCTGGGCTATGGCACCGGGTTGTTCCCACCCAATGTCAAGGACCCTGGCACTGCTCCCTACAGGGTTGCCCACATCTTACTGAAAGCTCATGCCAGGGTCTACCACACCTACGATGACAAATACAGAGCGAGTCAGGGAGGGGTCATTGCCCTGTGCCCCTACATTGCCTGGGCTGAGCCGAAGACACCAAGTGACCCCAGGGACATTGAAGCTGCTGACAGGTACCTGCAGTTTTTGGTGGGTTGGTTCACACACCCAATTTTCAAAAACGGGGACTACCCCGAGGTCATGAAGTGGAAAGTTGGGAACAGGAGTGAGCTCCAGAACCTGCCATCGTCGCGCCTGCCAGTTCTCACAGCGGAGGAGCGCGAATACATCCGGGGCACAGCAGATGTCTTCTGCTTCAACACATACTCCTCCAAAATTGTAAGCCATTCAACAACACGTCTGAAGCCCTTCTCTTATGAGTATGACCAGGAAGTTTCATTAACAGTTGACAGCTCCTGGCCTTCCTCAGCTCTCACTGACCATCGGCCTGTGGCCTGGGGTCTGAGGAGGCTACTGAACTGGATCAAAGAGGAATATGGAAACCCCCCAATATACATCATTGAGAATGGCGTGGGGGCAAAGGCCAAATCGGATGTTGATGACAATGCCAGGATATTTTACCACAAAACATACATTGATGAAGCTTTGAAAG CTTACAAGGTAGATGGTGTTAATCTGAAAGGATACAATGCTTGGTCTCTGATGGATAACTTTGAATGGGTGGATGGTTATGATCCAAGATTTGGATTGCACCAGATTGATTTTGACAACCCCAACAGGCCGAGAACGCCAAAGCGCTCTGCTATGTACTATGCAGAAATCATCCGCAATAATGGCATCCCACTGCCCAAGGAAGATGAATTTTTATATGGAGAGTTTCCAGAGAACTTCTTTTGGAGTGTAGCAACTGCAGCTTACCAG ATtgagggaggatggagagcagATGGGAAAGGACTTAGCATTTGGGACAAATATGCCCACACTCCCTTGAGAATTGGCAAGGATGCGACTGGAGATGTAGCTTGTGACAGCTACCACAGGATTGAGGAGGATGTGGAAATGCTGAAAAGCCTCAAGGTGTCTCACTATCGCTTTTCAATCTCCTGGTCCCGAGTTCTCCCAGATGGGACCACCAGGTACATCAATGAAAAGGGACTGAACTACTATGAAAGGCTGATCGATGCCCTTCTGGCAGCCAACATTGTTCCTCAG GTAACTCTCTATCACTGGGACCTCCCACAGGCACTGCAGGACCTTGGTGGGTGGGAGAATGATGCTATAGTTCAGAGATTTAAGGAATATGCTGAGGTCCTTTTCCAGAGGCTGGGGGATAAAGTGAAATTTTGGATAACCCTCAATGAACCCTTCAATACTGCCTATTTAGGCTATGGCGttggcacagctgctccag gTGTCTCAATTCGGCCGGGACGTGCTCCCTACGTGGTGGGACACAACCTGATCAAGGCACACGCGGAGGCCTGGCACCTTTACAACGAGACCTACCgggccaggcagggagggctcaTCTCCATCACCATCAACTCTGACTGGGCAGAACCACGCAACCCACACAGCCAGGCAGATATCGAAGCTGCCACACGACTCATGCAG TTTTTTCTAGGTTGGTTTGCTCACCCCATTTACAAAAATGGTGATTATAATGAAGTGATGAAAAGAAGGATTCGGGAACGAAGTCTGGCTCAGGGCCTGAGCAAATCCCG ACTTCCAGAATTTACTgaaagtgaaaaacaaagaattaaaGGCACATATGACTATTTTGGTCTAAATCATTATACCACAGTTTTAACATACAACCTAAACTATCCTAAGGGTGTTATGTCATATGACTCTGATAG GGGCGTAGCCACAGTGACCGACCGCAGCTGGCTGAGCTCCGGTTCCACCTGGCTGAAGGTGACACCCTTTGGATTCAGGAAGATCCTCAAGTGGATAAAGGAAGAGTACAACAACCCTCCCATTTATGTGACTGAAAATGGGGTCTCAGAGAGGGGAGCCTTTCAATTCAATGACACTTGGAGAATGCATTACTTTCGGACCTACATTAATGAGGCACTCAAAG ccattGTACTCGACGGTGTCGACTTACGGGGCTACACTGCGTGGACACTGATGGACAACCTCGAGTGGGCAGCAGGTTATGAGGAGAAGTTTGGCCTCTACCATGTGAATTTCTCAGACCCTGCCTTGCCACGGCGCCCCAAGGCCTCAGCCAAGTATTACTCACAGATCATAAACTGCAATGGCTTTCCAGACCCAGCAACGGGCCCACATCCCTGTCTGGAACAGGAGCCAGAAG